One stretch of Amycolatopsis tolypomycina DNA includes these proteins:
- a CDS encoding ArsR/SmtB family transcription factor, producing MSVRESSNTARARGLTHAAPAAVSLQDALAAVADPVRRGILRELAAVPEWSKACGTFDLPVAKATLSHHFGVLRAAGLIEQRDEGPRRLNRLRRPEFDSVFPGLLDLVLSHPGP from the coding sequence ATGAGTGTACGAGAATCGTCGAACACCGCGCGGGCGCGCGGGCTGACGCACGCGGCCCCGGCGGCCGTTTCGCTGCAGGACGCCCTGGCCGCGGTCGCCGACCCGGTGCGCCGCGGCATCCTGCGCGAGCTCGCCGCCGTGCCCGAGTGGTCGAAGGCGTGCGGCACCTTCGACCTGCCGGTGGCGAAGGCGACGCTCAGCCACCACTTCGGGGTGCTGCGCGCGGCTGGCCTGATCGAACAACGCGACGAAGGCCCGCGACGGCTGAACCGCCTGCGGCGTCCCGAATTCGACTCCGTTTTCCCGGGACTTCTCGACCTGGTGCTCAGTCACCCCGGCCCGTGA
- a CDS encoding TIGR03620 family F420-dependent LLM class oxidoreductase gives MTKLGPLGATHSALDTDTAVAVELEELGYSALWLAGGQGNNLPQITEVVRATSRIQVASGILSVDRVPSAAVASAYADLPAGRFVVGLGGAHGARPLAALGDYLDEIEDVVPPSARILSALGPRMLELARDRASGAYPYLVTTDYVASAREILGADRQLAVLLNVVADTDQAKVRETVRGGGSLKFLAGMPGYAANFRRMGFTDADIADLSDRLVDGLTVWGDFDAVVARLREYRAAGADQVVVPLDGLPREWWPELVKAL, from the coding sequence ATGACGAAACTGGGGCCGCTCGGGGCCACCCACAGCGCACTGGACACCGACACGGCCGTGGCCGTCGAGCTCGAAGAGCTGGGTTACTCGGCACTGTGGCTCGCCGGCGGGCAGGGGAACAACCTGCCGCAGATCACCGAGGTCGTCCGCGCGACTTCACGGATCCAGGTGGCGAGCGGGATCCTGTCGGTCGACCGGGTGCCGTCGGCCGCCGTCGCTTCGGCGTACGCCGACCTGCCCGCCGGCCGGTTCGTCGTCGGCCTCGGCGGAGCGCACGGCGCGCGCCCGCTGGCCGCGCTCGGCGACTACCTCGACGAGATCGAGGACGTCGTGCCGCCGTCCGCGCGGATCCTGTCGGCGCTCGGCCCGCGGATGCTCGAGCTGGCGCGCGATCGCGCGTCGGGCGCGTACCCGTACCTGGTGACCACGGACTACGTCGCGTCGGCGCGGGAGATCCTGGGTGCGGACCGGCAGCTGGCGGTGCTGCTCAACGTGGTGGCGGACACCGATCAGGCGAAGGTGCGGGAGACCGTCCGGGGTGGTGGCTCGCTGAAGTTCCTGGCCGGGATGCCGGGCTACGCGGCCAACTTCCGCCGGATGGGCTTCACGGACGCGGACATCGCGGACCTGTCCGACCGGCTCGTCGACGGCCTCACCGTGTGGGGTGACTTCGACGCCGTCGTCGCGCGGCTGCGTGAGTACCGGGCCGCGGGCGCCGACCAGGTGGTCGTCCCGCTCGACGGCTTGCCGCGGGAGTGGTGGCCGGAACTGGTGAAGGCTCTCTAG
- a CDS encoding winged helix DNA-binding domain-containing protein, with translation MPPKISTEQRRARLAVRHHLAAPAATVTEAVAGVVALHATDPATVHLSASARLAGPAVAAVEQALYAERSLLRLLGMRRTVFVTDLDTAALVQAGCSADIEVKQRKLLEQHLGQQGHPENVPEPAAWLKDVEASVEAALRARGSATAQQLSEDEPRLRQQLLMAAGKPYEAIGNVTSRVLFLLAAGGRIARGRPRGSWLSSQYVWHPLDEWVPGGLPAWDAEEARVGLARRWLRAYGPAPVSDLRWWTGWTAGQTKKALAALSPVEVDLDGVPGVVPADDLEPVPSPPPWVAFLPSLDPTPMGWQDRNWFLGPHRAALFDRSGNIGPTVWASGRVVGGWAQRASGEVVFRVLEDVGAEVRAAIEAEAEKCAKWFGEVRAVPRFRTPLERELTG, from the coding sequence GTGCCTCCGAAGATCAGTACCGAGCAGCGCCGGGCCCGCCTCGCGGTCCGGCACCACCTGGCCGCGCCCGCGGCCACGGTGACCGAAGCCGTCGCGGGGGTCGTCGCCCTGCACGCGACCGACCCGGCGACCGTCCACCTGTCCGCGTCCGCCCGGCTGGCCGGCCCGGCGGTCGCCGCGGTCGAGCAGGCCCTCTACGCCGAGCGGTCGCTTTTGCGCCTGCTGGGCATGCGGCGCACGGTGTTCGTGACGGACCTGGACACGGCGGCGCTGGTGCAGGCGGGCTGTTCGGCGGACATCGAGGTCAAGCAGCGCAAGCTCCTGGAGCAGCACCTGGGGCAGCAGGGCCACCCGGAGAACGTGCCGGAGCCGGCGGCGTGGCTGAAGGACGTCGAAGCGTCGGTCGAGGCGGCGCTGCGGGCCCGCGGCTCCGCGACGGCGCAGCAGCTGAGCGAAGACGAGCCTCGCCTGCGCCAGCAGCTCCTGATGGCGGCGGGCAAGCCGTACGAGGCCATCGGCAACGTGACCAGCCGCGTGCTGTTCCTGCTGGCGGCGGGCGGGCGGATCGCGCGCGGCCGTCCCCGCGGCAGCTGGCTGAGCAGCCAGTACGTGTGGCACCCCCTGGACGAGTGGGTGCCGGGCGGCCTGCCGGCGTGGGACGCGGAGGAGGCCCGGGTCGGACTGGCCCGGCGGTGGCTGCGTGCGTACGGCCCGGCACCGGTGAGCGACCTGCGGTGGTGGACGGGCTGGACGGCGGGTCAGACGAAGAAAGCCCTGGCGGCGTTGTCCCCGGTCGAGGTCGACCTCGACGGCGTGCCGGGGGTGGTGCCGGCGGACGACCTCGAACCGGTGCCGTCGCCACCACCGTGGGTGGCGTTCCTGCCGTCGCTGGATCCGACGCCGATGGGCTGGCAGGACCGCAACTGGTTCCTGGGGCCGCACCGGGCGGCCCTGTTCGACCGCAGCGGCAACATCGGCCCGACGGTGTGGGCGTCGGGGCGGGTGGTCGGCGGCTGGGCACAGCGGGCGTCGGGCGAGGTCGTGTTCAGGGTGCTGGAGGACGTCGGCGCGGAAGTGCGGGCGGCGATCGAAGCGGAGGCGGAGAAGTGCGCGAAGTGGTTCGGCGAGGTCCGGGCAGTGCCGCGGTTCCGCACGCCGCTGGAACGCGAGCTGACGGGATGA
- a CDS encoding LysE family translocator has translation MVSGAHFAAFAALTFLMVVVPGPSVLFTISRALTVGRRDALLTVVGNSVGVYAQVVAVAFGLGTLVTTSAAVFTAIKVAGALYLVYLGIQAVRHRRKLTDAMAAQVRATPGRVLSVLRVGFVVGFANPKSIVFLAALLPQFVDPAAGSVPAQMLVLGLCLPAIALATDSAWALVAGTARAWFARSPKRLELVGGTGGLVMIGLGTGLAFTGRGD, from the coding sequence ATGGTCTCCGGTGCACACTTCGCGGCCTTCGCCGCGCTGACGTTCCTCATGGTCGTGGTCCCCGGGCCGAGCGTGCTGTTCACGATCAGCCGCGCGCTCACCGTCGGGCGGCGCGACGCGCTGCTCACCGTCGTCGGCAACTCCGTGGGCGTGTACGCGCAGGTCGTCGCGGTCGCGTTCGGCCTCGGCACGCTGGTCACGACGTCCGCCGCGGTGTTCACCGCGATCAAGGTCGCCGGCGCGCTCTACCTGGTGTACCTGGGCATCCAGGCCGTGCGCCACCGCCGGAAGCTGACCGACGCGATGGCCGCGCAGGTGCGCGCCACGCCGGGCCGGGTGCTGTCCGTGCTGCGCGTCGGGTTCGTCGTCGGCTTCGCGAACCCGAAGTCGATCGTGTTCCTGGCCGCCCTGCTGCCCCAGTTCGTCGACCCCGCCGCGGGCTCGGTGCCCGCCCAGATGCTGGTCCTCGGGCTGTGCCTGCCCGCGATCGCGCTGGCCACCGACAGCGCGTGGGCGCTGGTCGCCGGCACGGCCCGCGCGTGGTTCGCCCGCTCGCCGAAGCGCCTGGAACTCGTCGGCGGCACCGGCGGTCTCGTGATGATCGGCCTGGGCACCGGGCTCGCGTTCACGGGCCGGGGTGACTGA